One genomic region from Candidatus Dadabacteria bacterium encodes:
- the pstA gene encoding phosphate ABC transporter permease PstA has protein sequence MPKLWKAGDAYIWISGLALMITLVMIGGLLFLIAAKGLGSMWPTDIGRYTLRDGSVYLGQFRAKESVRDSDGVRGSESRIKLKIGNRDLYGLDFKWINEADIASRGYPRDAVILERHEWGNYHGYLKEIRKNGVVIPGGDPEAFSVFRDLIRDSNEIHAKILKIEKGEIGDINYGIEKRRLKLRGLAMRGEGDPVKEAEHRLKIKEYEERYKESEAKLEALYSELNRNEAVMISAGGDEKVIPLGKIVLAFRPNDMGFAEKAGFYVKRFWGFVSDDPREANTEGGIFPAIFGTVLMVFIMSIVVMPFGVIAALYLREYARQGVMVRIVRICVNNLAGVPSIVFGVFGVGFFLYGVGGIIDSVFFKEALPSPTFGTGGILWASLTLALLTVPVVIVATEEGLAAVPRNIREGSLALGATKFETTWKVVIPSALPAILTGLILAVARATGEVAPLMITGVVKLAPDLPIDGHFPFLHLERKFMHLGFHIYDLGFQSPNAEAAKPMVFMTAFLLILIVIVLNITAIIIRNRLRKKYATSAV, from the coding sequence ATGCCTAAACTCTGGAAAGCAGGCGACGCCTACATTTGGATATCGGGCCTTGCCCTCATGATCACGCTCGTGATGATAGGAGGACTTCTGTTTCTCATAGCCGCAAAGGGTCTAGGCTCTATGTGGCCGACGGACATCGGGCGCTACACGCTTAGAGACGGCTCTGTCTACCTAGGGCAGTTTCGAGCCAAGGAGTCCGTGCGGGATAGCGACGGAGTAAGAGGTTCTGAGTCTCGGATTAAGCTCAAGATAGGAAACAGGGACCTCTACGGTCTTGACTTCAAATGGATAAACGAGGCGGACATAGCGTCGCGCGGCTATCCTCGCGACGCCGTGATTTTGGAACGGCACGAGTGGGGTAATTACCACGGCTACCTAAAGGAGATAAGGAAGAACGGGGTGGTGATCCCGGGCGGGGACCCTGAGGCTTTCTCCGTGTTTCGGGATCTCATACGCGACTCAAACGAGATACACGCCAAGATACTTAAGATAGAAAAGGGCGAGATAGGAGACATAAATTACGGGATTGAAAAACGGCGTCTTAAGCTCCGTGGCCTTGCGATGCGCGGCGAAGGCGATCCTGTTAAGGAGGCCGAGCATCGCCTGAAAATAAAAGAATATGAAGAGCGCTACAAGGAAAGCGAGGCGAAACTCGAAGCGCTCTACTCGGAACTTAACAGAAACGAGGCGGTGATGATCTCCGCCGGGGGAGACGAGAAGGTAATCCCGCTTGGGAAGATCGTGCTTGCCTTTCGTCCAAACGACATGGGATTTGCGGAAAAAGCCGGTTTTTACGTCAAGAGATTCTGGGGATTTGTCTCCGATGATCCGAGAGAGGCAAACACCGAGGGCGGAATCTTCCCCGCGATATTCGGTACGGTGCTCATGGTGTTTATCATGAGCATAGTGGTCATGCCTTTCGGAGTCATAGCGGCGCTTTATCTCCGGGAGTATGCTAGGCAGGGAGTGATGGTGAGAATTGTTCGGATATGCGTTAACAACCTGGCCGGGGTCCCCTCGATAGTGTTCGGAGTTTTCGGAGTGGGATTCTTTCTCTACGGCGTAGGGGGCATAATTGACTCCGTGTTTTTCAAGGAGGCTCTCCCAAGCCCGACTTTCGGCACGGGAGGAATACTGTGGGCATCGCTTACCCTTGCTCTTCTCACTGTTCCGGTGGTAATAGTCGCGACCGAAGAGGGGCTCGCTGCAGTTCCGAGAAACATAAGGGAGGGATCGCTTGCGCTCGGGGCAACGAAGTTCGAGACCACCTGGAAGGTGGTTATCCCGAGTGCGCTTCCGGCCATACTTACGGGCCTTATCCTCGCGGTCGCCCGGGCCACCGGAGAGGTGGCGCCGCTCATGATAACGGGGGTTGTGAAGCTTGCGCCTGATCTTCCCATAGACGGGCACTTTCCCTTCCTTCACCTCGAGAGAAAGTTCATGCATCTCGGGTTCCACATATACGATCTCGGCTTTCAGTCTCCAAATGCCGAGGCGGCAAAACCCATGGTGTTCATGACCGCGTTTCTGCTCATACTGATAGTTATTGTGCTTAACATAACGGCGATAATAATAAGAAACAGGCTAAGGAAAAAATACGCGACTTCCGCGGTGTAG
- a CDS encoding porin — protein MRVLAVLAVSFLTLLSFMSLPAQAGGDQSIREQIEELKKQIERLEEQSQQMNMKMYEGKDPKAWYNKIKVKTKKGAGLTFQTSDSNYKLRMRLHSQFQTNYINPDGEDNESLGFRVRRLRVTWDGNAFAPWMKYKIQYDFSGGGELKDMKLSFAKNRAFVPVAGQYKIAFNREALTSSSALPLVGRSIINDNFQYDRDIGVGVYGLLGGGMLRYDLGVFQGEGANVKNDTGDTGMLWAGRIQAALLGGKAKSVKENFAKRPTITIGAAVAGVDVEEGGDSGNKAIKNAGLEDGRMTSITFDANYRDPRFNLTGEYIGRWLNPDDAGVETGYDYGFRVQGGFFLIPKKIEVASRYAMVVYDNDPNAFKAEELDNVWTFTQGLSYYLSDNHKWKVQLDYTFQRKEDLDGAESDESMVRAQVQAYF, from the coding sequence ATGAGAGTTTTAGCAGTTTTAGCCGTGTCTTTTTTGACGTTGCTTTCCTTTATGTCGCTTCCCGCCCAGGCCGGCGGCGACCAGAGCATCAGGGAACAGATTGAGGAACTTAAGAAGCAGATAGAAAGGCTCGAGGAACAGAGCCAGCAGATGAACATGAAGATGTACGAGGGCAAGGACCCCAAGGCTTGGTACAACAAGATAAAAGTCAAGACCAAAAAAGGCGCGGGTCTTACTTTCCAGACCTCGGACAGCAACTACAAGCTCAGGATGAGGCTCCACAGCCAGTTCCAGACTAACTACATAAACCCTGACGGAGAGGACAATGAAAGTCTCGGTTTCAGGGTAAGAAGACTCAGAGTGACCTGGGACGGTAACGCTTTTGCCCCGTGGATGAAATATAAGATTCAGTACGATTTCTCAGGAGGTGGAGAACTCAAGGATATGAAGCTTTCGTTTGCCAAGAACAGAGCTTTTGTTCCGGTCGCAGGTCAGTACAAGATTGCGTTCAACAGGGAGGCGCTCACATCCTCTTCCGCCCTTCCGCTCGTCGGCCGCTCTATCATAAATGACAACTTTCAGTATGACAGGGATATCGGTGTAGGCGTTTACGGTCTTCTCGGTGGCGGAATGCTCCGCTATGATCTCGGCGTTTTCCAGGGAGAAGGTGCGAACGTGAAAAATGACACGGGAGATACGGGAATGCTCTGGGCTGGTAGAATTCAGGCGGCTCTTCTCGGCGGAAAGGCGAAAAGCGTGAAAGAAAATTTCGCCAAGAGACCCACGATTACAATTGGAGCCGCTGTTGCGGGCGTAGACGTTGAGGAAGGTGGTGATTCCGGTAATAAGGCAATTAAGAATGCGGGACTCGAAGACGGCAGGATGACTTCAATCACCTTCGACGCGAACTACAGAGACCCGAGATTTAATCTTACCGGTGAGTATATCGGAAGATGGTTGAATCCCGACGATGCGGGTGTGGAAACAGGCTATGACTACGGTTTCAGGGTCCAGGGCGGTTTCTTCCTGATTCCGAAGAAAATCGAGGTTGCTTCCAGATATGCCATGGTTGTTTATGATAATGATCCAAACGCGTTCAAAGCAGAAGAGCTTGACAACGTATGGACGTTCACCCAGGGACTTAGCTACTACCTAAGCGACAATCACAAGTGGAAAGTGCAGCTTGACTACACATTCCAGAGGAAAGAGGACCTCGATGGCGCAGAGTCTGATGAGTCGATGGTAAGAGCTCAGGTTCAGGCCTATTTTTAG
- the trpA gene encoding tryptophan synthase subunit alpha, producing MGRIKEKFRELREKNKAALICYVTAGDPDIDLTEQIIDHLEASGVDMVEIGIPFSDPMADGPVIQAASERALANSTSLSDVLSLVKRIRSRSDIPVILFGYYNPFFSYGTERFARDAREAGADGVLVVDLPPEEAGELNVHVEQEGLDRIFLLAPTSTEERIEMVSQNASGFIYVVSVTGVTGARPDMDYDLEDLVERIKRRSELPVGVGFGVSSARQAAAIASFSDAVIVGSALVRIIESGGEGRQEMLGRISSFTEELSAACYR from the coding sequence ATGGGAAGGATAAAGGAAAAATTCCGCGAACTTCGGGAGAAAAACAAAGCGGCTTTAATCTGCTATGTTACCGCCGGGGATCCCGATATCGACTTGACCGAGCAGATCATTGACCACCTGGAGGCAAGCGGTGTCGACATGGTGGAAATCGGCATACCCTTTTCGGACCCCATGGCGGACGGGCCGGTGATCCAGGCTGCTTCGGAACGGGCTCTTGCTAACTCGACATCCCTCTCCGACGTGCTTTCGCTTGTTAAAAGGATAAGGTCCCGCTCGGATATTCCCGTGATACTTTTCGGCTACTACAACCCTTTTTTCTCCTACGGTACCGAGCGATTCGCGCGCGACGCCCGCGAGGCGGGAGCGGACGGAGTTCTGGTCGTTGATCTTCCGCCCGAGGAAGCCGGGGAACTGAACGTCCATGTCGAGCAGGAGGGGCTTGACCGCATTTTTTTGCTTGCCCCTACGAGTACCGAAGAAAGGATAGAGATGGTGTCGCAAAACGCCTCGGGTTTTATCTATGTGGTTTCGGTTACCGGGGTCACGGGAGCGCGTCCTGACATGGACTACGATCTTGAGGATCTGGTGGAAAGAATAAAGCGCCGCTCTGAGCTTCCCGTCGGGGTAGGTTTCGGGGTGTCCTCCGCACGCCAGGCTGCCGCGATAGCCTCTTTTTCCGATGCTGTTATCGTGGGGAGCGCCCTTGTGAGAATAATCGAGAGCGGTGGAGAGGGAAGGCAGGAAATGCTGGGTAGGATTTCAAGCTTCACAGAGGAACTTAGCGCCGCCTGCTACAGATAG
- the trpB gene encoding tryptophan synthase subunit beta, with translation MGKTDRRYSYPDTGGHFGDFGGRYVSETLMPALIELQRAYEEAAADETFHEEIDYYLKQYAGRPTPLYYARAMTESLGGAKIYLKREDLAHTGAHKINNTIGQGVLCGRMGKDRIIAETGAGQHGVATATVAALLNKECVIYMGEEDTKRQELNVFRMKLLGAEVRPVVSGTKTLKDAMNEAMRDWVTNVRNTFYIIGSVAGPHPYPMMVRDFQSVIGHEAMEQILAAEGKLPDTLVACVGGGSNAMGLFFPFIEESGVRKIGVEAAGHGLESGLHSATITAGSVGVLHGSKTYLLQDEDGQVQGAHSVAAGLDYPGVGPEHSYFQDAGEVDYVSVTDEEALSAFSYLSEVEGIIPALETAHAIAHVRKIAPSMSPEQIIVICLSGRGDKDIHTASSLI, from the coding sequence ATGGGCAAGACTGACCGGAGATACAGCTATCCTGACACGGGAGGTCATTTCGGAGACTTCGGAGGTCGTTATGTCTCAGAAACCCTTATGCCCGCTCTGATCGAGCTTCAGAGGGCCTACGAGGAGGCCGCGGCTGACGAGACTTTTCACGAGGAGATCGATTACTACCTGAAGCAGTACGCGGGGAGGCCCACCCCGCTTTATTACGCCCGCGCGATGACGGAGAGTCTCGGCGGCGCCAAGATTTACCTTAAAAGAGAGGATCTTGCCCACACCGGGGCGCACAAGATAAACAACACGATAGGACAGGGGGTTCTCTGCGGGAGGATGGGCAAGGACAGGATAATAGCCGAAACCGGGGCGGGACAGCACGGGGTCGCCACAGCCACGGTTGCTGCGCTTTTGAACAAGGAGTGCGTGATATACATGGGGGAGGAGGACACGAAACGCCAGGAACTCAATGTTTTCCGCATGAAGCTTCTGGGAGCTGAGGTGAGGCCCGTGGTCTCGGGCACGAAGACACTCAAAGACGCCATGAACGAGGCCATGAGAGACTGGGTTACGAACGTGAGAAACACCTTCTACATAATAGGAAGCGTTGCCGGTCCCCATCCCTACCCGATGATGGTAAGGGATTTTCAGTCCGTGATCGGGCATGAGGCGATGGAGCAGATACTCGCCGCGGAGGGAAAGCTTCCCGACACCCTGGTTGCCTGCGTCGGTGGAGGCTCAAACGCCATGGGCCTTTTCTTCCCTTTCATAGAGGAATCCGGGGTAAGGAAAATCGGCGTGGAGGCGGCGGGCCATGGTCTTGAGAGCGGTCTTCACTCCGCGACCATAACCGCGGGCTCAGTAGGGGTCCTTCACGGAAGCAAAACCTACCTGCTCCAGGATGAAGACGGCCAGGTACAGGGCGCCCATTCCGTCGCCGCTGGTCTTGACTACCCGGGCGTGGGTCCCGAGCATTCGTATTTCCAGGACGCGGGCGAGGTCGATTACGTTTCCGTAACGGACGAAGAAGCGCTCTCGGCGTTTTCCTATCTCTCGGAAGTAGAGGGAATAATACCCGCGCTTGAAACCGCACACGCAATAGCCCACGTGCGCAAAATCGCTCCGTCCATGTCCCCCGAGCAGATTATAGTTATCTGTCTCTCCGGCCGGGGGGATAAGGACATACATACCGCTTCCTCTCTTATATGA
- a CDS encoding response regulator transcription factor: MEKLIAVVDDEKDILNLITHHLKREGYRVKPFQSGKDFLLYINSVPPDLVLLDIMLPGMDGLELCRILKSKPQTHSIPIIMITAKSTEADIVVGLELGADDYIVKPFRIRELVARVKSILRRYAMKNPGDETLRIGSLSINPASYEVSVDSQKIDLTTTEFKILEALAEAEGKVFTRDQLLKRKTLWGDERVVFDRTIDVHIKNLREKLGSAGKMIKTVRGIGYKLEEIQTV, translated from the coding sequence ATGGAAAAGCTCATAGCAGTAGTAGATGACGAAAAAGATATACTCAACCTGATAACCCACCATCTAAAGCGCGAGGGATACCGGGTAAAGCCCTTTCAGAGCGGAAAGGACTTTCTGCTCTACATAAATTCCGTTCCGCCCGATCTAGTGCTGCTTGACATAATGCTGCCCGGCATGGACGGCCTTGAGCTCTGCAGGATCCTGAAAAGCAAGCCCCAAACGCACTCAATACCCATAATCATGATCACCGCGAAATCCACCGAGGCCGATATCGTCGTGGGCCTCGAACTCGGCGCTGATGACTATATAGTCAAGCCTTTCCGGATTCGTGAACTTGTCGCCAGAGTGAAAAGCATCTTGAGAAGATATGCGATGAAAAACCCCGGGGACGAAACACTTCGGATCGGCTCCCTCAGCATAAACCCCGCAAGCTACGAGGTCTCGGTCGATTCACAGAAAATCGACCTAACCACCACGGAGTTCAAAATACTTGAGGCCCTCGCAGAAGCGGAAGGAAAGGTGTTCACCCGCGATCAATTGCTTAAAAGAAAAACCCTCTGGGGAGACGAACGGGTGGTTTTTGACAGAACGATAGACGTTCACATAAAAAACCTGAGAGAAAAACTGGGTTCCGCCGGCAAGATGATAAAGACCGTGAGAGGAATCGGTTACAAGCTAGAAGAGATCCAAACGGTTTGA
- the phoU gene encoding phosphate signaling complex protein PhoU, with amino-acid sequence MIKYQGELVLLNKKLLEMASLVETMIAKSIKALREGNMILAQEVISTDDQVNSMEIEIDNLCIKILALYQPEATDLRTVTMIMKVNNDLERIGDHASSISRLALFMADYPPIKPLIDIPKMADKAMEMLREALDAFIRSDERLAVEVCRKDDEVDNYEPQIVRELITFVISDPSTLNRALRYIYVARHLERVADLATNIAENAYYIATGEMLKHQHTSEMN; translated from the coding sequence ATGATAAAGTACCAAGGGGAACTCGTGCTTCTTAACAAGAAACTGCTTGAGATGGCATCCCTTGTCGAAACCATGATTGCCAAGAGCATAAAGGCCCTTCGCGAAGGCAACATGATTCTTGCTCAGGAGGTTATCAGCACGGACGACCAGGTAAACTCGATGGAGATCGAGATAGACAACCTCTGCATTAAGATACTGGCTCTTTACCAGCCGGAGGCCACAGATCTGCGGACCGTCACCATGATAATGAAGGTCAACAACGATCTTGAGAGGATAGGGGACCATGCCTCGAGTATCTCGAGACTGGCTCTTTTCATGGCCGACTACCCGCCTATAAAGCCGCTTATTGATATTCCCAAGATGGCTGACAAGGCGATGGAGATGCTCCGCGAGGCCTTGGACGCGTTTATAAGAAGCGATGAACGACTCGCCGTCGAGGTCTGTCGCAAAGACGACGAAGTCGATAACTACGAACCCCAGATAGTGAGGGAGCTTATAACCTTTGTGATATCGGACCCCTCAACGCTTAACCGGGCGCTTCGCTACATTTACGTTGCGAGGCATCTTGAAAGGGTGGCGGATCTTGCGACCAACATAGCCGAGAACGCCTACTACATAGCCACCGGAGAGATGCTTAAGCATCAGCACACTTCGGAGATGAACTGA
- the pstB gene encoding phosphate ABC transporter ATP-binding protein PstB, with protein sequence MLSGKPMEKQEFKPPETNGVSPAPKAKKPKKAKSVPDPLAEVESLSLFYGAKQALRDINMNIPRKQVTAFIGPSGCGKSTLLRCFNRLNDLIDDCRTEGDISINGKSIFDSDVDITDLRKRVGMVFQKSNPFPKSIYENVAYGARIAGIKKKSVLDDIVEKNLKRAALWEEVNDRLNDSAMGLSGGQQQRLCIARAIAVEPDVLLMDEPCSALDPIATAKIEDLVTELKSKFTIVIVTHNMQQAARVSDYTAFMYIGDIVEFDTTEKIFLNPAKKHTEDYVSGKFG encoded by the coding sequence ATGCTGTCTGGAAAACCGATGGAAAAACAGGAGTTCAAACCCCCGGAGACAAACGGCGTTTCCCCGGCTCCCAAGGCCAAGAAACCGAAGAAGGCAAAGTCCGTTCCCGATCCCTTGGCCGAGGTCGAAAGCTTGAGCCTTTTTTACGGCGCGAAGCAGGCTCTTCGGGACATCAACATGAATATCCCGAGAAAACAGGTCACGGCGTTTATAGGTCCTTCGGGCTGCGGTAAATCCACGCTGCTTCGCTGTTTTAACCGCTTAAACGATCTCATTGATGACTGCAGGACCGAAGGGGACATATCGATTAACGGCAAAAGCATATTCGATTCCGATGTCGACATCACCGATCTTAGAAAAAGGGTCGGTATGGTATTTCAGAAATCAAACCCGTTTCCCAAATCGATCTACGAGAACGTCGCCTACGGAGCCAGGATAGCGGGGATCAAGAAGAAATCTGTTCTTGACGATATCGTGGAGAAGAACCTCAAGCGCGCCGCCCTCTGGGAAGAGGTAAACGACAGGCTTAATGACAGCGCCATGGGTCTTTCGGGAGGTCAGCAGCAAAGACTCTGCATCGCGAGGGCAATAGCGGTTGAACCGGATGTGCTTTTGATGGATGAGCCCTGCTCCGCGCTTGATCCCATAGCTACGGCCAAGATAGAGGATCTTGTTACGGAACTTAAAAGCAAGTTCACCATAGTGATCGTGACCCACAATATGCAGCAGGCCGCCCGGGTCTCGGATTACACGGCCTTTATGTACATAGGAGACATAGTGGAGTTTGACACCACGGAGAAGATATTCCTTAACCCTGCCAAAAAACACACTGAAGACTACGTCTCGGGCAAGTTTGGCTAG
- a CDS encoding DHH family phosphoesterase, whose translation MFIGEFDILLMSLFKNRGKVTELDSPDDAFKQKGTFTLIVVNNEFATKEFLVSLARSYSTSPIVVSADGKRRKDGYIARYVRFDEVADSQISFEEKLARSDISVRLIREVHRDAKKLLILVHNHPDPDAIASAMALRTLLRRNRKTATIGYLGEKISRPENVAMVELMDIDLQVISQDDIKNFDSIALVDVQPSYFRGEIADVDSVIDHHPITPECDAKFTEISSEEGATATIMTRLLRAAQVEISAKLSAALLYGIKTDTMILNRGADLDDLEAFTYLYSQADLGLLRKIESKNLYSEEIKHYGQALSRHWINDGIIFMNLGRIEKEHLIAQVADMGMKVEGVKWSVAFGIVSGSHVVMSVRNSGSVKSAGRLLFELFDEIGSAGGHRSYAKAVIPMQEVSELIGKTSRKNIEQWIDRVFRTATAQKT comes from the coding sequence ATGTTCATCGGAGAATTTGATATTCTCCTGATGAGCCTTTTTAAGAACAGGGGTAAGGTAACAGAACTTGATTCTCCCGATGACGCGTTCAAGCAGAAGGGAACCTTTACGCTTATAGTCGTAAACAACGAATTTGCAACCAAGGAGTTTCTGGTATCCCTTGCTCGCAGTTATTCCACGAGCCCGATAGTTGTTTCCGCCGACGGTAAGAGGCGCAAGGACGGCTATATAGCGAGATACGTGAGATTCGACGAAGTCGCCGACAGCCAGATATCCTTTGAGGAGAAGCTCGCGAGGTCCGATATCTCCGTAAGACTGATAAGAGAGGTTCACCGCGACGCGAAAAAGCTTCTCATACTCGTTCATAATCACCCCGACCCGGACGCGATCGCAAGCGCCATGGCCCTTCGGACCCTTCTTAGAAGGAACAGGAAGACGGCGACCATAGGCTACCTCGGGGAGAAAATTTCAAGACCAGAGAACGTGGCCATGGTGGAGCTTATGGACATAGACTTGCAGGTGATTTCCCAAGATGACATAAAAAATTTCGATTCCATAGCGCTTGTCGATGTGCAGCCTTCTTATTTCAGAGGGGAGATTGCGGATGTCGATTCGGTGATCGACCATCATCCGATAACCCCCGAGTGCGATGCAAAATTCACAGAGATAAGTTCCGAGGAAGGAGCTACCGCGACGATCATGACCCGGCTCCTCAGGGCCGCACAGGTTGAGATTTCCGCGAAACTCTCGGCCGCGCTTCTCTACGGCATAAAAACCGACACCATGATTCTCAACAGGGGTGCGGATCTTGACGACCTTGAAGCGTTCACATACCTCTACAGTCAGGCTGACTTGGGTTTGCTCAGGAAAATAGAGTCCAAAAACCTGTATTCAGAAGAGATCAAGCATTACGGCCAGGCGCTCTCAAGACACTGGATAAATGACGGAATAATTTTCATGAACCTGGGAAGGATAGAAAAGGAACATCTTATTGCCCAGGTGGCTGACATGGGGATGAAGGTGGAAGGGGTCAAATGGTCTGTTGCCTTCGGGATTGTTTCCGGTTCCCATGTGGTTATGTCCGTAAGAAACAGCGGATCCGTCAAGAGTGCCGGGCGGCTGCTTTTCGAGCTTTTTGACGAAATAGGAAGCGCCGGAGGACACAGATCCTACGCCAAGGCCGTGATTCCCATGCAAGAAGTGAGTGAACTTATAGGAAAAACCTCGCGCAAGAACATAGAGCAGTGGATCGACAGGGTATTTAGAACCGCGACCGCTCAGAAGACCTGA
- a CDS encoding ATP-binding protein yields the protein MKIFRKHFLYLLCLAAAAALLAMLLPPGRGALGYIVCVAAFTAFGFVLLWIVERDILKDFSRISKALELLPEKQKKARKTGRKVSDFDTGVSISISELSERISLQMQSTEREGNQLKSIIESMKEGVIVISREEDLLLVNDAAKEMFAIDDAAIGHPYMETIRNPDLQRLISRMKQKKKSATQEISVLYPQEKSYLVSVRVSPRYWEIVVVIFDITEFKKLERIKADFVANVSHELRTPLTSIKGYIETLLDRSYDTDEEKKHFLEIMEENTDRLIAIASDLLVLSELESGEADSQDSRKGDEEIDIRETILRSVGSLDSLFSKKGVNLSLEIEDGMPPYRANRFLVERMLINLVENSAKYTPENGSVVVRASALNGTLCIEIEDNGIGIPPEHQERIFERFYRVDKNRSREIGGTGLGLSIVKHIVIQHGGTIAVRSAEGEGSTFTVELPRPEK from the coding sequence TTGAAGATATTCAGAAAACATTTCCTTTACCTGCTCTGCCTGGCCGCCGCCGCGGCTCTGCTCGCCATGCTGCTTCCCCCCGGACGCGGAGCTTTGGGTTACATTGTGTGCGTAGCCGCATTTACGGCATTCGGATTCGTGCTGTTGTGGATAGTCGAAAGAGACATCCTGAAGGACTTCTCAAGAATATCGAAGGCGCTTGAGCTTCTGCCGGAGAAGCAGAAGAAAGCCCGCAAAACAGGCCGCAAGGTAAGCGATTTCGACACGGGGGTATCGATCTCCATAAGCGAACTCTCGGAGAGAATCTCCCTTCAGATGCAGTCAACCGAGAGGGAGGGGAACCAGCTTAAAAGTATAATCGAGTCCATGAAGGAAGGAGTCATAGTGATATCCAGAGAGGAGGATCTGTTGCTCGTAAACGACGCTGCGAAGGAAATGTTCGCAATAGACGACGCGGCAATTGGCCACCCTTACATGGAAACCATACGAAACCCCGATCTCCAGAGGCTTATCTCCCGCATGAAGCAGAAGAAAAAATCGGCCACCCAAGAAATCTCCGTGCTTTACCCCCAGGAAAAATCGTATCTCGTAAGCGTCCGCGTAAGTCCACGCTACTGGGAAATCGTGGTTGTCATTTTTGACATAACGGAATTTAAGAAGCTTGAGAGGATAAAGGCCGATTTCGTGGCGAACGTTTCCCATGAACTCAGAACCCCGCTTACGTCCATAAAGGGATACATCGAAACCCTTCTTGACAGAAGCTATGACACGGATGAGGAGAAAAAGCATTTTCTCGAGATAATGGAGGAAAATACCGACAGGCTTATAGCAATAGCTTCCGATCTTCTGGTGCTCTCGGAACTTGAAAGCGGGGAAGCCGACTCTCAAGATTCAAGGAAAGGAGACGAAGAGATTGACATCAGGGAAACGATCCTCCGCTCCGTGGGTTCTCTTGACTCGCTTTTTTCGAAAAAAGGAGTCAATCTCTCTCTTGAAATTGAGGACGGCATGCCTCCCTACAGGGCAAACAGGTTCCTCGTGGAACGCATGCTCATTAATCTCGTTGAGAACTCGGCCAAGTACACCCCGGAAAACGGCTCTGTTGTGGTCCGCGCCTCGGCCCTAAACGGCACCTTGTGCATAGAGATTGAAGATAACGGGATCGGAATCCCCCCGGAGCATCAAGAAAGAATATTCGAGAGATTCTACAGGGTGGATAAGAACCGTTCGAGAGAGATAGGCGGAACGGGACTCGGACTCAGCATAGTGAAGCACATAGTCATACAGCACGGGGGAACCATAGCTGTGAGAAGCGCGGAAGGTGAAGGAAGCACGTTCACCGTCGAACTCCCGCGACCTGAGAAGTAA
- a CDS encoding phosphoribosylanthranilate isomerase, whose translation MTRVKVCGITNSEDALCAVGLGASALGFVFYEKSPRFISAEEAGEIISQVPPFVAKVGVFVNAEADCLREAKDIAGFDVYQFHGDETPEFCAAFAENYIKAIRVKNAGSLDAVELYDTDAFLFDAYSPDAYGGTGENFSWDVLSRRKLEDKFVILSGGLNSGNVREAIQAVNPYAVDVSSGVESSPGIKDHLKLKRFMEAAGYGQD comes from the coding sequence ATGACTAGAGTAAAGGTGTGCGGAATAACCAACTCGGAGGACGCGCTCTGCGCGGTGGGGCTGGGAGCTTCGGCTCTCGGTTTCGTTTTCTACGAGAAAAGCCCGAGGTTTATCAGTGCCGAAGAGGCGGGAGAAATAATAAGCCAGGTCCCCCCGTTTGTAGCCAAGGTGGGGGTTTTCGTAAACGCCGAGGCGGATTGCCTGAGGGAGGCAAAAGACATCGCGGGTTTTGATGTCTATCAGTTCCACGGGGATGAGACCCCGGAGTTTTGCGCTGCGTTCGCAGAGAACTACATAAAGGCCATAAGGGTTAAGAATGCGGGAAGTCTCGATGCGGTGGAACTCTACGATACGGACGCATTTCTTTTCGATGCCTACTCGCCTGATGCCTATGGAGGCACGGGAGAGAATTTTTCGTGGGACGTTCTTTCCCGCCGGAAACTTGAGGATAAATTCGTTATACTTTCCGGAGGACTTAACTCGGGTAACGTGCGCGAGGCCATACAGGCGGTGAATCCCTACGCCGTCGACGTGAGTTCCGGGGTTGAAAGCTCCCCGGGCATAAAAGATCATCTTAAGCTCAAGCGGTTTATGGAGGCCGCGGGTTATGGGCAAGACTGA